The Sulfurimonas lithotrophica genome includes a region encoding these proteins:
- a CDS encoding tetratricopeptide repeat protein yields MAEFEEEIIIIEDDDVIKSLKQEESDDSDKKKKIIIFSAISAVLIVIIIVTLILIFSSDKKEEVQKYSIDSIEEKLNDNQDKKQNLEMSELENMIAKAAYLYENGSQAKALHLYEKIAQFSESISQYNLGVAQLKNEQYDTALKTFSKAIQNGEKRCVSAINAAVCSLHMNNKKSFDYYINLAYAYLPSENKSPLYSYYYALIQYYKNNYFEALSALNNPTTDEYPNIQKHLKSKINALYNNNFKAIEELEKDYEKEDSLSLGLLYGRIGDIGLAEKYIQEALSNNIEPVKSALALSYIYLKSGRVTSAGKLIQNTTDMFPEEVYKPYPIKVKLKDELFDPEKAQASYKEDIKKSNLIKYHKIFYFSPYKIFNANSTIDYIRKGNTNIYIDNVHSAKNYLKRSKATSSVNKGIVQAIKMALSFDLRDANQKLQNLVNIQPRHSILHYNLALTYAQMGDITNAYQHFLKSYHLDAKNYLSGIYASLCADLLDKDKKRLLNTLKESILLENDSEEIQFYKTLMFISNNNSSSASDWLYHDYKQRPIYLALEAIIADDLNNKAIAKKATTTLSTLFPNDILPQIMYIDTHFNELKPKKYAFEVLKYLKKQNFNYKDLFYGPFITRQLYIQQSLITGNLYFVRKILRDELETTRKNTEELTSALALASLYDKSYEESYVLYNNLIDTLKVRDSYTLFLGAVASTAAGHNANAIALLELSKMKNKTFKQSRYALGLLYLETQNNAGASIQLNMVGDSGFRSKYFTFDIDTDKLYLQKTLGQI; encoded by the coding sequence ATGGCTGAATTTGAAGAAGAAATAATTATCATAGAAGACGATGATGTAATCAAAAGTCTAAAACAAGAAGAATCCGACGATTCGGATAAAAAGAAAAAGATAATTATTTTTTCCGCAATCAGTGCCGTCTTAATCGTCATTATTATAGTCACTCTTATCCTAATATTTTCATCAGATAAAAAAGAAGAAGTTCAAAAATATTCGATTGACTCCATCGAAGAAAAACTTAACGATAACCAAGACAAAAAGCAAAATCTAGAGATGAGCGAGCTTGAGAACATGATAGCCAAAGCTGCTTATCTATATGAAAACGGCTCACAAGCAAAAGCTTTGCATCTGTATGAAAAAATAGCACAATTCAGTGAATCGATTTCGCAATACAACTTAGGTGTAGCACAACTTAAAAACGAGCAGTACGATACTGCCCTAAAAACATTCTCCAAAGCTATACAAAATGGAGAAAAAAGATGCGTAAGTGCTATAAATGCCGCTGTTTGTTCACTTCATATGAACAATAAAAAAAGTTTTGATTACTATATTAATTTAGCATACGCTTATCTTCCTTCAGAAAACAAATCACCTCTTTATTCATACTACTATGCTTTGATTCAGTACTATAAAAACAACTATTTTGAAGCCTTAAGTGCACTGAATAATCCTACAACAGATGAGTATCCAAATATACAAAAACACTTAAAGTCCAAAATAAATGCACTGTACAATAATAATTTTAAAGCTATTGAGGAACTGGAGAAAGATTATGAAAAAGAAGACTCTCTCTCTTTAGGTTTGTTATACGGAAGAATAGGTGATATAGGCTTGGCTGAAAAGTATATACAAGAAGCCTTAAGTAATAATATCGAACCCGTTAAATCGGCATTGGCACTTAGTTATATATATCTAAAATCAGGTCGTGTTACATCTGCGGGAAAACTTATTCAAAATACGACCGATATGTTCCCCGAAGAGGTGTATAAACCCTATCCTATAAAAGTAAAACTAAAAGATGAACTCTTTGATCCAGAAAAAGCCCAGGCTAGCTACAAAGAGGATATCAAAAAAAGTAATCTAATAAAGTATCATAAAATATTTTATTTCTCTCCATATAAGATTTTTAATGCCAACAGTACAATTGATTATATTAGAAAAGGAAATACGAATATATATATAGATAATGTCCACAGTGCAAAAAACTATCTTAAAAGAAGTAAAGCTACATCAAGTGTTAACAAAGGCATCGTGCAAGCTATAAAAATGGCATTGTCGTTTGATTTAAGAGATGCTAACCAAAAGCTTCAAAACCTCGTAAATATCCAGCCTAGACACTCTATTTTACACTATAATCTAGCTTTGACTTATGCACAAATGGGTGATATTACAAATGCATATCAACATTTTTTAAAATCATATCATCTGGATGCAAAAAATTATCTCTCCGGAATCTATGCCTCTTTATGTGCGGACTTACTTGATAAAGATAAAAAAAGACTCTTAAACACTTTAAAAGAATCTATATTGTTGGAAAATGATTCCGAAGAGATTCAATTTTATAAAACACTTATGTTTATTAGCAACAACAACTCATCCAGTGCATCCGACTGGCTGTATCACGATTATAAACAAAGACCTATATATCTGGCTCTTGAAGCAATAATAGCAGACGACTTGAATAACAAGGCAATAGCAAAGAAAGCTACCACCACATTGAGTACACTCTTTCCAAACGATATACTGCCGCAAATTATGTATATAGATACTCACTTTAATGAACTTAAACCAAAAAAATATGCATTTGAAGTTTTAAAGTATCTTAAAAAACAAAACTTTAATTATAAAGATTTATTTTACGGTCCGTTTATTACAAGACAACTCTACATACAACAAAGTTTAATTACCGGTAATCTATATTTTGTAAGAAAAATACTTCGTGATGAACTGGAAACTACAAGAAAAAATACGGAGGAATTGACAAGTGCATTAGCTCTAGCTTCTTTATATGATAAGTCTTATGAGGAATCTTACGTTCTATATAACAACCTTATCGACACTTTAAAAGTTAGAGATTCTTACACGCTGTTTTTAGGTGCGGTAGCTTCTACGGCAGCGGGACATAATGCGAATGCAATAGCACTTTTGGAATTATCTAAAATGAAAAACAAAACTTTTAAACAAAGTCGTTATGCACTAGGTTTATTATACCTAGAGACACAAAATAATGCAGGAGCTTCCATTCAATTAAATATGGTTGGAGATAGCGGATTTAGATCAAAATACTTCACTTTTGATATAGATACCGATAAACTATATTTGCAAAAGACATTAGGGCAGATTTAG
- the tpx gene encoding thiol peroxidase yields MQMTMFKGTEVKLAGNEINVGDNAPIAKAIGTDLNEVEVGGAKDRVQLLITVPSLDTDTCAAETRRFNVDVNNLDICETTVVSMDLPFASERFCSTEGIENLSVASDYMDKEVSRAYGVLMDDNKLKGLSARAVFVIDRSGKIVYKEIVPEVTAEPNYEAALEAIKQAR; encoded by the coding sequence ATGCAGATGACAATGTTTAAAGGTACGGAAGTAAAACTAGCAGGAAATGAAATAAATGTAGGTGATAATGCACCGATAGCCAAAGCTATAGGGACTGATTTAAACGAGGTAGAAGTAGGCGGAGCTAAAGACAGAGTTCAACTTCTTATAACGGTTCCTTCACTAGATACGGATACATGTGCAGCAGAAACCAGAAGATTTAACGTAGATGTTAACAATCTTGATATTTGCGAAACGACTGTCGTTTCTATGGATTTGCCTTTTGCATCTGAGCGTTTTTGTTCAACCGAAGGTATTGAGAATTTAAGTGTAGCATCTGACTATATGGATAAAGAAGTAAGTCGTGCCTACGGTGTTTTAATGGATGATAATAAACTAAAAGGCTTAAGTGCAAGAGCAGTTTTTGTTATAGATAGAAGCGGAAAAATCGTATATAAAGAGATTGTCCCTGAAGTTACGGCAGAACCAAACTATGAAGCAGCACTAGAGGCTATAAAACAAGCCAGATAG
- a CDS encoding diguanylate cyclase domain-containing protein yields MDIKQKVAPNLYKIIDTIESDRVKIADEWMKVETVADIFKKYKISINKFKEKFAVKIIEYFISVVREEKEAGDCPIMTKFVNYMIDKNITPRQVFQICMGVRKALRVYIFNKDFTLEETQGILTETADLFDANLAGVLDIFTSLYEKQQQLIVESRERQNKFQEFSKIINFIHSKIIIVKDGKIVTANKSFFEFTGTSNLDEFYEVLKYEQIKHEKDSKEKFTLSNIDDWLEDACKKDNSFNVDVYHQKYQKLFTYNARVTELPGKEVKYIISFNNISNFIGDNEKLKMSLEKDKLTGLYNYVKFESLLGNSRIQNQDGKKSALAVIDLPDLKTLNAKGETKQCSDIIVQTANKIKDFVSKDIQVARVQDCRFALYIPMNTKQSCYDWCFSLFSKLNQEKHRVTFALSWFDTSEDENVSLLNVFSLIEKANKSIKKKIFTDFEGIRESELLEDQEKFVSAIDKLKKVNMIIYYKELPIVSKNTLLHKDSKSVSFHISKKQCVTIREDSKVYFHLENIGDVEAEIKDFDVVKNEMAIHNFRVAKSSPIHRTMFRVRAEEQDVKIIPEDDDIIYSTLLDLNIKSMAVSMKRKYDISVGDKIQIKTVLSIDKKPNNIKALGEVIKIEKNKQNKKVVIECKYDSQTEKAISSYISIRQMQIVKEIQCVDT; encoded by the coding sequence GTGGATATAAAACAAAAAGTAGCACCGAATCTATATAAAATAATCGACACTATAGAATCAGACAGAGTTAAAATAGCCGATGAATGGATGAAAGTAGAGACGGTAGCCGATATATTTAAAAAATATAAAATCTCTATAAACAAGTTCAAAGAGAAATTTGCCGTAAAAATTATTGAGTATTTTATATCCGTTGTAAGAGAGGAAAAAGAAGCCGGCGACTGTCCGATTATGACCAAGTTTGTAAATTATATGATTGATAAAAATATTACCCCTAGACAAGTTTTTCAAATATGTATGGGAGTAAGAAAAGCATTAAGGGTTTATATATTTAACAAAGATTTTACTTTAGAAGAAACACAGGGGATACTAACTGAGACAGCCGATTTGTTTGATGCAAATCTAGCAGGTGTTTTAGATATCTTTACCTCTCTTTATGAAAAACAACAACAGCTCATAGTAGAATCGCGTGAGAGACAAAATAAATTTCAGGAATTTTCTAAAATAATCAACTTTATTCATTCTAAAATAATTATTGTTAAAGACGGAAAAATTGTTACGGCGAACAAATCGTTTTTTGAATTTACAGGGACATCTAACTTGGATGAATTTTATGAAGTTTTAAAATATGAACAGATTAAACATGAAAAAGATAGTAAAGAAAAATTTACCCTAAGCAATATAGATGATTGGCTCGAAGATGCATGTAAAAAAGACAACTCTTTTAATGTAGATGTGTATCATCAAAAATATCAAAAACTTTTTACCTATAATGCCAGAGTAACGGAACTGCCGGGCAAAGAAGTAAAATATATTATCAGTTTTAACAACATATCAAACTTTATAGGAGACAATGAGAAACTTAAAATGTCTCTTGAAAAAGATAAACTGACAGGTTTATATAATTATGTAAAATTTGAGAGTTTACTAGGTAATTCAAGAATACAAAACCAAGACGGTAAAAAAAGTGCACTTGCAGTTATAGATTTGCCTGATTTAAAAACATTAAATGCAAAAGGCGAAACTAAACAGTGCTCGGACATTATTGTCCAAACTGCAAATAAAATAAAAGACTTCGTAAGTAAAGATATACAAGTTGCCCGCGTGCAAGATTGTAGATTTGCTTTATATATACCTATGAACACTAAGCAGTCTTGCTATGATTGGTGTTTTTCTTTATTTAGTAAATTAAATCAAGAAAAGCATCGAGTTACCTTTGCCTTGTCTTGGTTTGATACATCAGAAGATGAAAATGTTTCACTCCTTAACGTATTTAGTTTAATAGAAAAAGCAAATAAATCTATAAAGAAAAAAATATTTACCGATTTTGAAGGCATTAGAGAATCAGAATTGTTAGAAGATCAGGAAAAGTTTGTATCTGCTATAGATAAATTAAAAAAAGTAAATATGATAATTTACTATAAAGAGTTGCCTATAGTCAGTAAAAATACGCTTTTACATAAAGATTCCAAAAGTGTATCTTTTCATATCTCTAAGAAACAGTGCGTAACTATACGTGAAGATTCAAAGGTATATTTTCATTTAGAAAATATAGGTGATGTAGAAGCTGAGATAAAAGATTTTGACGTAGTTAAAAACGAAATGGCTATCCATAATTTCAGAGTAGCAAAAAGCTCGCCTATTCATAGAACTATGTTTAGGGTTAGAGCAGAAGAACAAGATGTTAAAATCATTCCTGAGGATGATGACATAATTTATTCTACATTGCTGGATTTAAATATAAAATCAATGGCTGTTTCAATGAAAAGAAAATATGATATCTCCGTCGGTGATAAAATTCAGATAAAAACCGTATTGAGTATCGATAAAAAGCCAAATAATATTAAAGCTTTAGGTGAAGTTATTAAAATAGAAAAAAATAAACAAAATAAAAAAGTAGTTATAGAGTGTAAGTATGATTCTCAGACCGAAAAAGCTATTAGCAGTTATATCTCTATTCGTCAGATGCAAATTGTAAAAGAGATACAGTGTGTTGACACTTAA
- the serS gene encoding serine--tRNA ligase: protein MIDLKLLQKDFDTVSKKLVRKGVDATLLEELKLKNEHLKSAKQAYETLQAAQNAMSKEFPIYKKEGRDIAELKAKLDENKLKIADALEIQRERQEELESLAMAIPNMPDDDVPDGEDEKDNVELKKVLEPRKFDFTPKEHWELAEQNGWIDFERGVKLATSRFSVQFGMGARLERALINFMLDFNRSRGFDEVSVPAIVNRTALEGTGQLPKFEDDLYKMQDQELFLIPTAEVPVTNLFQDEILREDELPKKMTAYTSCFRKEAGAAGRDTRGMIRQHQFHKVELVAISHPNESEKIFDEMVQTASDILTALKLPHRLVNLCTGDLGFGAAHTTDIEVWLPGQNTYREISSISNTREFQARRAKIRFKDGKKNTFVHTLNGSSLAVGRTLVAIMENFQNEDGSINIPEVLKPYLGI from the coding sequence TTGATAGATTTAAAACTATTACAAAAAGATTTTGATACAGTAAGTAAAAAGCTTGTTCGTAAAGGTGTAGATGCTACACTCTTGGAAGAATTAAAACTAAAAAATGAGCATCTAAAATCCGCTAAACAAGCTTATGAAACACTACAAGCTGCACAAAATGCTATGAGTAAAGAGTTCCCGATATACAAAAAAGAGGGTCGCGATATAGCTGAGCTTAAAGCTAAACTAGATGAGAACAAACTAAAAATAGCAGATGCACTCGAAATTCAAAGAGAGCGTCAAGAAGAGCTAGAGAGTCTTGCTATGGCTATTCCAAATATGCCGGACGATGATGTACCGGACGGTGAAGACGAGAAAGATAATGTAGAGTTAAAAAAAGTTCTTGAACCAAGAAAGTTTGACTTCACTCCGAAAGAGCACTGGGAGTTAGCTGAACAAAACGGCTGGATAGATTTCGAGCGCGGTGTTAAACTTGCAACTAGCCGTTTTTCTGTTCAGTTTGGCATGGGTGCAAGATTAGAGCGTGCACTTATAAACTTTATGCTTGACTTTAACAGAAGTAGAGGATTTGATGAAGTAAGTGTACCTGCTATAGTAAACCGTACGGCATTAGAAGGTACCGGGCAGCTTCCAAAATTTGAAGATGATTTATATAAGATGCAAGATCAAGAACTTTTTTTAATCCCAACGGCAGAAGTTCCCGTAACTAATCTTTTCCAAGATGAGATTTTACGTGAAGATGAACTTCCTAAAAAGATGACTGCATATACATCATGTTTTAGAAAAGAAGCAGGAGCTGCAGGACGTGATACCCGCGGTATGATACGCCAACACCAATTTCATAAAGTTGAACTTGTAGCTATATCTCATCCAAACGAGAGTGAGAAAATCTTTGATGAAATGGTTCAAACTGCATCCGATATACTAACTGCACTAAAATTACCTCATCGTTTAGTAAACCTATGTACCGGTGATTTAGGTTTTGGAGCTGCACATACTACAGACATTGAAGTATGGCTTCCGGGTCAGAACACTTACCGTGAGATAAGCTCTATCTCAAATACAAGAGAGTTCCAGGCAAGACGTGCGAAGATACGTTTTAAAGACGGTAAAAAAAATACTTTCGTACATACATTAAACGGTTCATCTTTAGCAGTAGGTCGTACACTAGTAGCTATAATGGAGAACTTTCAAAACGAAGACGGAAGCATAAATATTCCAGAGGTACTGAAACCTTATCTAGGTATTTAG
- a CDS encoding methylenetetrahydrofolate reductase — translation MFNTLIDKLKNSTYITLETTPGHSARFNPTIDKIAELELDKYVDGFSTTDNPLAKLKYNSLFAAKMLQERFNKPVIATMSMRDRNKIALQSDLLAANEVDIRAILALTGDPANLSDQPHVKGVFEGDSTLLLEMIGAFNSGMSYAGKPFAEKPKEIYPFAVINSYAKNPKTLQKKMQKKIKHGALGIISQPVYDVESAKQLLDLIEKANNECCLEHKKAELVLGLFPITKLRTAQFLSAHVPGINVPDEWIEKLRIASKGGESEEYKVGFELSKKLFEDLKELHPKMHLMTANQFKIAKDILI, via the coding sequence TTGTTTAATACACTAATAGATAAACTTAAAAATTCAACATATATAACTCTGGAAACAACACCCGGTCATTCTGCCCGTTTTAATCCGACTATAGATAAAATAGCCGAGTTGGAACTTGACAAGTATGTGGATGGATTTAGCACGACCGACAACCCGCTTGCAAAACTGAAATACAACTCCCTTTTTGCAGCTAAGATGCTTCAAGAGAGATTTAATAAACCCGTAATTGCTACGATGAGTATGCGTGATCGTAATAAAATAGCACTTCAGTCGGATTTACTAGCTGCAAATGAAGTAGATATACGCGCAATTTTAGCACTTACGGGTGATCCTGCAAATCTTTCTGATCAACCTCACGTAAAAGGGGTATTTGAAGGTGATAGCACACTTTTACTTGAGATGATAGGTGCATTTAATTCCGGTATGAGTTATGCGGGAAAACCTTTTGCAGAAAAACCTAAAGAGATATACCCATTTGCTGTTATAAACAGCTATGCAAAAAACCCGAAAACTCTTCAAAAGAAGATGCAAAAGAAGATTAAACACGGTGCGCTTGGAATAATCAGCCAGCCTGTTTACGACGTAGAAAGTGCAAAACAACTTCTTGACCTGATTGAAAAAGCAAACAATGAATGTTGTTTAGAGCATAAAAAAGCTGAACTGGTTTTAGGACTGTTCCCTATAACAAAATTAAGAACTGCACAGTTTTTATCCGCCCACGTACCGGGTATAAACGTACCCGATGAATGGATAGAAAAATTGCGTATTGCTTCAAAAGGCGGAGAGAGTGAAGAGTATAAAGTAGGATTTGAGCTTAGTAAAAAACTTTTTGAAGACTTAAAAGAGTTGCATCCGAAGATGCATCTGATGACTGCAAACCAATTTAAAATTGCTAAAGATATATTAATATAG